A section of the Saccopteryx leptura isolate mSacLep1 chromosome 4, mSacLep1_pri_phased_curated, whole genome shotgun sequence genome encodes:
- the LOC136403493 gene encoding uncharacterized protein, with protein MSLLSDDHYRNTVSPPPRAITPRWLTRYSLAPTATLAPATTPGPHHDRWPPPRPLAPTTTPGPHHDPRPPPRPPAPTTTPGPHHDRRPPPRPPAPTTTAGPHHDPRPPPRPPAPTTTPGPHHDPRPPPRPPAPTTTPGPHHDRRPPPRPPAPTMTPGPHHDPRSPPRPPAPTTTPGPHHDCRPPPRPLAPTTTAGPHHDPRPPPRRPAPTMTAGPHHDPWPPPRPLAPTTTAGPHHDPWPPPRPPAPTTTPGPHHDCRPPPRLPPHHDCRLPTRPLASTTTAGPHHDPWPPPRPLAPTTTPGPHHDRWPPP; from the coding sequence ATGTCCCTTCTTTCTGACGATCATTACAGAAacactgtctcccctcccccacgtgCCATCACCCCACGGTGGCTCACACGCTATTCCCTGGCCCCCACCGCGACCCTGGCCCCCGCCACGACCCCTGGGCCCCACCACGACCGCTGGCCCCCGCCACGACCCCTGGCCCCCACCACGACCCCTGGCCCTCACCATGACCCCCGGCCCCCACCACGACCGCCGGCCCCCACCACGACCCCCGGTCCCCACCACGACCGCCGGCCCCCACCACGACCCCCGGCCCCCACCACGACCGCCGGCCCCCACCACGACCCCCGGCCCCCACCACGACCGCCGGCCCCCACCACGACCCCCGGCCCCCACCACGACCCCCGGCCCCCACCACGACCGCCGGCCCCCACCACGACCCCCGGTCCCCACCACGACCGCCGGCCCCCACCACGACCGCCGGCCCCCACCATGACCCCCGGTCCCCACCATGACCCCCGGTCCCCACCACGACCGCCGGCCCCCACCACAACCCCCGGCCCCCACCACGACTGCCGGCCCCCACCACGACCCCTGGCCCCCACCACGACCGCCGGCCCCCACCATGACCCCCGGCCCCCACCACGACGGCCGGCCCCCACCATGACCGCCGGCCCCCACCATGACCCCTGGCCCCCACCACGACCCCTGGCCCCCACCACGACCGCCGGCCCCCACCACGACCCCTGGCCCCCACCACGACCGCCGGCCCCCACCACGACCCCTGGCCCTCACCACGACTGCCGGCCCCCACCACGACTGCCCCCCCACCACGACTGCCGGCTCCCAACACGACCCCTGGCCTCCACCACGACCGCTGGCCCCCACCATGACCCCTGGCCCCCACCACGACCGCTGGCCCCCACCACGACCCCTGGCCCCCACCACGACCGCTGGCCCCCACCATGA